From Pungitius pungitius chromosome 9, fPunPun2.1, whole genome shotgun sequence, one genomic window encodes:
- the naf1 gene encoding H/ACA ribonucleoprotein complex non-core subunit NAF1, with product MDESLPEQNGRTTPANKKEEEEMEVTMTSQLESPIVPPASAVTSSNTQTPLEEKRDAVLSVAPLCQTDECEEEDSDSGSSSSSSSSSSSSSSSPTVTIFEDEDEESFSQPAPIKTRDEVLLEELPAVEELSVSLPEDAELRPIGTISSIIQQLVVIQSLRDTPPLTDDSVIFTSDRLALGKVFEVFGPVSSPLYILRFNSVDQITNKGLAEGQTVYYTPGIKEYTSYILTQQLKVFKGSDASWKNDQEPPVEALDYSDDEKEQEAKKKMKNCRKKRDNSNADNSANITQNAMLQQRDVRGFPPPRHSGPSPRHQNPRNKHPQFRHAHPHPMYPPPPCPYPPPPSHFFPPPNFPLYPPPPHSFFNPSFSCPQWPANSVPFADLPPPPPPPPPPPPQ from the exons ATGGATGAAAGTTTACCTGAACAGAATGGACGGACGACTCCAGCGaacaagaaggaggaggaagaaatggaGGTGACCATGACGTCACAACTGGAAAGTCCCATTGTGCCCCCCGCCAGCGCAGTTACGTCATCAAATACACAAACCCCCCTAGAGGAAAAAAGAGATGCTGTGCTGTCTGTAGCCCCACTGTGTCAGACGGAtgagtgtgaggaggaggattcAGACAG TGGTAGCTCatcctcgtcgtcgtcctcctcctcctcatcctcctcttctcccactGTCACCATTtttgaggatgaagatgaggagagTTTCAGCCAGCCAGCCCCCATCAAAACCCGAGATGAGGTCCTGCTGGAG gagcTGCCAGCAGTGGAGGAGTTGTCTGTGTCGTTACCAGAAGATGCAGAACTGCGGCCTATAGGAACGATCTCCAGTATAATTCAGCAGCTCG TTGTGATCCAGTCCCTGAGGGACACGCCCCCTTTGACTGATGACAGCGTCATCTTTACATCTGATAGGCTGGCTCTTGGAAAG GTGTTTGAGGTCTTTGGCCCCGTGTCCAGTCCACTGTACATTTTGCGTTTCAACTCTGTGGACCAGATTACCAACAAGGGGCTGGCAGAGGGACAGACTGTCTATTACACACCGGGCATCAAAGAGTACACAAGTTACATCCTCACACAGCAGCTCAAAGT TTTCAAAGGATCCGATGCATCCTGGAAGAATGACCAAGAACCACCGGTGGAG gcTTTAGATTACAGTGATGATGAGAAAGAACAGGAAGctaagaagaaaatgaaaaactgcagAAAGAAGAGGGACAACAGCAATGCAG ATAATTCGGCCAACATTACCCAGAATGCCATGCTGCAGCAACGTGATGTCAGAGGTTTCCCACCACCCAGACACTCAGGACCTTCACCCAGGCATCAGAACCCGAGGAACAAACACCCACAGTTCAGACACGCACACCCCCATCCCATgtatcccccccctccctgcccctaCCCTCCTCCACCGTCTCACTTTTTCCCCCCACCCAACTTCCCCCTgtatcccccccctcctcactctTTCTTCAACCCATCCTTCTCCTGTCCTCAGTGGCCAGCCAACTCTGTCCCCTTCGCtgacctccctcctcctcctcctcctcctcccccacccccccctcagtga